One genomic window of Phalacrocorax aristotelis chromosome 23, bGulAri2.1, whole genome shotgun sequence includes the following:
- the LOC142067795 gene encoding feather keratin 1-like, with amino-acid sequence MSCYNPCLPCQPCGPTPLANSCNEPCVRQCQDSTVVIQPSPVVVTLPGPILSSFPQSTAVGSSTSAAVGSILSSQGVPISSGGFGFSRLGNRYCGRTCLPC; translated from the coding sequence atgtcctgctacaacccgtgcctgccctgccagccctgcggcccgaccccgctggccaacagctgcaatgagccctgtgtcaggcagtgccaggactcCACCGTCGTCATCCAGCCCTCCcccgtggtggtgaccctgcccggccccatcctcagctccttcccacagagcaccgCCGTGGGATCCTCCACCTCCGCTGCCgttggcagcatcctcagctctcagggagtgcccatctcctccgggggcttTGGCTTCTCCCGCTTGGGCAACCGCTACTGTGGGAGAACGTGCCTCCCCTGCTAA
- the LOC142068069 gene encoding feather keratin 1-like, protein MSCYNPCLPCQPCGPTPLANSCNEPCVRQCQDSTVVIQPSPVVVTLPGPILSSFPQSTAVGSSTSAAVGSILSSQGVPISSGGFGLSGFGSGYCGRSCLPC, encoded by the coding sequence atgtcctgctacaacccgtgcctgccctgccagccctgcggcccgaccccgctggccaacagctgcaatgagccctgtgtcaggcagtgccaggactcCACCGTCGTCATCCAGCCCTCCcccgtggtggtgaccctgcccggccccatcctcagctccttcccacagagcaccgCCGTGGGATCCTCCACCTCCGCTGCCgttggcagcatcctcagctctcagggagtgcccatctcctccgggggcttTGGCCTCTCCGGCTTTGGCAGCGGCTACTGCGGCAGGAGCTGCCTCCCCTGCTAA